AAAACGACATAGAATCGATCCAGGTATTGAAGGATGCAGCCGCAGCGAGTATTTACGGATCGCGGGCAGCGAATGGGGTTATTATTATTACAACAAAGAAAGGTTCCAACAAACTCAGCGTAAGTATTAAAAGCAGTGTTTCCATTGAAGATTTTCAGTATGATGTGAGACCATTAAATACTGAGGAGCGGGCAACAGTAGTTTGGAGAGCGGCAGTCAATGATGGAATAAATCCGAATACGGTTTCGCCATTATATAACTACCAATGGAACGGCGATTTTTCAAATCCTGAATTGAATAAGATTCTGTTCCCGGAATATATTGATGGAGCCAGGGAAATGCGACCTGCCAATACGAATTGGTTTGACCAAATCACGCAAACATCCGTGATACAGGATCATAATGTAGCCGTTTCAAATGGAAATGAATCCGGTAACTACTATATGTCACTGGGGTATTATGATCACGATGGCATTATTAAGTATTCCAATTTTGAACGGTACACTTTCAAACTTAATTCTACTTATGATGTGATTAAAGATGTCCTGACGATTGGAGAAAACTTTACGGGGACAAACCAGAGCGCTAACAAAGTTAACGACCAAGCCGAATATGCGGCAGGAATAGCATTCGAGCAGCAATCCATTGTTCCTATCAGAACCGAGGACGGTAGTGATTGGGGAGGCCCTACTGGCGGGATTACAAACACCGATAACCCGGTACGCGTGATAGAAGATAGTAAGCATAGCAAATACCATTTCAATCGGTTTCTTGGGAATGTGTTTGTTGAATTTAAGCCAATCAGTAATCTGAAACTTCGATCAAGTTTTGGTGTGGATTATAACATTTTTTACTGGCGTGATTTTAAAAAGGCTTATTCGCCAGGAAACCTGAATGTTGAGGATCAGTTGGTGAATGCTTTTTCAAGGTACGGAAACTATGTTTGGTCAAACATTGCAACTTATAACATTGAGAAGGGTAATCATAACATTGCCTTACTGGCTGGTTCTGAATCTATTTCATATCAATCAGAGGAGTTTTCAGCTTCTCGAAGAGGATTTGCGGCACAAAATCTGGACTTCGCTTATTTGAACCAAGGAACAGAAAATATTCAAAATGGAGGTTCTGGCACTAAATGGACCCTGCAATCTTTTTTTGCGAAAGCAGATTACAATCTAAAGGATAAATATCTGGCCTCAGCAACAATCCGAAGAGACGGTTCATCAAGATTCGGTGCAAACAACCGTTGGGGTAATTTTCCAGCAGCATCAGTAGGCTGGAGAATAAGTAATGAGAATTTTTTAAAAGACAGTAAAGGTCTATCGGAATTGAAGCTCAGGGGCAGTTGGGGTCTAACAGGTAATCAAGAAATAGATCCGCGAGCACAATATGTGATTTTTGAACCCAGATATGCTACCCAGTCGATGTTTACTTTCAATCAAGATAATGGTACGGCCTATGATATCAATGGAAATAATTCCGGTCAACTGCCATCAGGATTCGCAAAGGCACAAACAGGAAACCCTGACTTAAAATGGGAAACCTCTGAAACTATTAATTTTGGAGTTGATTTTGGTCTTTTTGATGATAAATTAACAGGTTCCATTGAATATTATGTAAAAGAAACTAAGGATATCCTAACGTCAACACAGCCGGTAGCAACAGAGGGAGAAGGAGCCAATAGGTTTGTTAATGCAGGAACGGTAGAAAATCGTGGACTTGAAGTTGTATTAGGTTATGCTGATAGCTTTAATATTGGAAATAAGGCACTTGATATCAACATAAATGGTAATATAGCAACCCTATCCAATAAAGTTAAAGAACTGCCTCTTCATGTACAGAACCAATTTGGAGGGAACGGGGATGATCAAACGATCATTGGTAGAAACGTATATTCTGTTTATGGATATGTGGCAGATGGACTCTTCCAGAGCCAGGAAGAAGTGGATGCTCATGCAGCCCAGTCAGGTGCCGCACCCGGACGCATTAGGTTCAAAGACTTAAATGAAGACGGTGTGGTGGATGATCTTGATCAAAAGTTTTTTACATCAACCTCGCCTAAAATTCTTTATGGACTGAACATTGATATGGCCTGTGGGGCTTTCGATTTCAACATGTTTTTCCAAGGAGTTTACGGTTCGCAGGCTGTAAACTGGTGGAAACTCTTTACCGATTTTACTTCAATAAATGCGGGTTCTAATTACGGAGAAAGAACCCTTAATGCTTGGACTCCAGAGAATACCGATACCGATGTTCCTGCTTTAACTACTGTAGATAATAACAATGAGTGGCGGGTATCTACATTTAGATATGAAAACTCATCTTATCTCAAGTTCCGAAATCTTTCTGTAGGCTATACGTTACCCGAAAATATTATTTCAAAGCTTGGAATTTCAAAAGCACGCATTTTTCTGTCAGGACAAAACATGTTTACTATAAAAGCCAGAAGTACCCGTATGCAAGATCCAGAAACACCCGGTGCAGGTTTCCCAATACCAAGGCGATATTCCTTAGGACTAAACTTTACATTTTAATTTAAAACGAATTTAGAAATGAAACGATATATTAATAATTACATTTCAATCCTTGCGCTTGTATTGTTTACAGGGTGCAGTGACTTTCTGGAGGTAGAACCTCAGGCAACTCTAAGTGAAAGCCAGGTAACAACACCTGAGAACGTGGATAAACTCGTGATTGCTGCGTACTCTTCCTTGGGCAATGACCACTATGTGTCACCACATCTACTTTGGCCGACAGGTAACTTAAGGGCTGGCGATGCCCACAAGGGTGGTAACGGTCCAGCTGACATTTTTGGATACCATGTACTATCTGTTTTTAAGCCGATTATTGCTGATATGAGCTCACTCCCACCAGACCTCTTGGATTTATTTGATATTCGCTGGTCGAGGGATTTTATTGGAATCTCAAGGGCAAACAGTGCTTTAAAGGTATTAAATAATGCCTCACTGGAGGAGGTGCCTTTACGCGACCAAAGAATTGGGGAAATGCGGTTTATAAGAGCGTTTTTCTATTTTGATGCAAAGATCCACTGGAAAAGGGTACCATTTATTGACGAATTTATAGAAGACCCAAAAATGGTTTCTAATGTGGAGCTTACCGATCAGGAATTGTGGAATAAAATAGCTGAGGATTTGGAATATGCCAAAGACGTATTGCCAGTAACCCAGAGCCAGATTGGGAGAATCAATAAGTTGCAGGCAACCGCATTTCTTGCCAAGGTAAAATTATATCAGGCTTATGAACAGAGCGATATGGATCATAGTGTAATCAATATCAACCAGACTATGCTTGAAGAGGTTGTGAATTTATGTGATGAAGTGATCAATTCTGGTAAATATTCCCTGGTTTCTGATTATGCCATGAATTTTTTAAATGAGTTTGAGTTCAATGATGAGGTCATTTTCGCCATTCAGCGTTCCATTGAAGATGGTAGTCCTGATGGTAGGGGCTCATGGTCAGGAGCTTTAAATTATCCTCAAGATCCAGCTTGGGGCTGCTGTGGGTTTCATGTACCTACTCAAAATTTTGTGAATGCATTCAAAACAGATGCTAATGGACTACCACTATTTGGTACGTTCAATAATAACAATTATGATGTAGCTACAGATGCTGTTGATCCGCGATTGGACCATACAGTTTCAATGGAGGGGAAACCATTCAAATATGATCCTTCATTTGTGCACCCCGGTGATGGTTGGGCGCGAAATCCTGGTACTTATGGAAATTATGTTTCCATGAAAGAACTGGACGAGCCTGATTGTGAATGCAGGGCAGCCAATGGGCCATTTACCATCAGCTCACGGAAT
This genomic window from Mariniflexile sp. TRM1-10 contains:
- a CDS encoding SusC/RagA family TonB-linked outer membrane protein, whose protein sequence is MKNKILLKTLWGILALLFSANGLLAQEIPIQGKITSSDDNMPLPGVTVIVKGTTNGTTSDFDGNYSINVSSPNSILVFSSIGFISKEIKVDGQKSINVSLKTDITALDEVIVVGYDSKKVKDLTGAIETVKVDDIKDLPGGNAMKNLQGRLAGVQVYTNGNPASGAVVRIRGEGLGRLGNNDPLYVIDGVPTKAGMHELNQNDIESIQVLKDAAAASIYGSRAANGVIIITTKKGSNKLSVSIKSSVSIEDFQYDVRPLNTEERATVVWRAAVNDGINPNTVSPLYNYQWNGDFSNPELNKILFPEYIDGAREMRPANTNWFDQITQTSVIQDHNVAVSNGNESGNYYMSLGYYDHDGIIKYSNFERYTFKLNSTYDVIKDVLTIGENFTGTNQSANKVNDQAEYAAGIAFEQQSIVPIRTEDGSDWGGPTGGITNTDNPVRVIEDSKHSKYHFNRFLGNVFVEFKPISNLKLRSSFGVDYNIFYWRDFKKAYSPGNLNVEDQLVNAFSRYGNYVWSNIATYNIEKGNHNIALLAGSESISYQSEEFSASRRGFAAQNLDFAYLNQGTENIQNGGSGTKWTLQSFFAKADYNLKDKYLASATIRRDGSSRFGANNRWGNFPAASVGWRISNENFLKDSKGLSELKLRGSWGLTGNQEIDPRAQYVIFEPRYATQSMFTFNQDNGTAYDINGNNSGQLPSGFAKAQTGNPDLKWETSETINFGVDFGLFDDKLTGSIEYYVKETKDILTSTQPVATEGEGANRFVNAGTVENRGLEVVLGYADSFNIGNKALDININGNIATLSNKVKELPLHVQNQFGGNGDDQTIIGRNVYSVYGYVADGLFQSQEEVDAHAAQSGAAPGRIRFKDLNEDGVVDDLDQKFFTSTSPKILYGLNIDMACGAFDFNMFFQGVYGSQAVNWWKLFTDFTSINAGSNYGERTLNAWTPENTDTDVPALTTVDNNNEWRVSTFRYENSSYLKFRNLSVGYTLPENIISKLGISKARIFLSGQNMFTIKARSTRMQDPETPGAGFPIPRRYSLGLNFTF
- a CDS encoding RagB/SusD family nutrient uptake outer membrane protein, giving the protein MSSLPPDLLDLFDIRWSRDFIGISRANSALKVLNNASLEEVPLRDQRIGEMRFIRAFFYFDAKIHWKRVPFIDEFIEDPKMVSNVELTDQELWNKIAEDLEYAKDVLPVTQSQIGRINKLQATAFLAKVKLYQAYEQSDMDHSVININQTMLEEVVNLCDEVINSGKYSLVSDYAMNFLNEFEFNDEVIFAIQRSIEDGSPDGRGSWSGALNYPQDPAWGCCGFHVPTQNFVNAFKTDANGLPLFGTFNNNNYDVATDAVDPRLDHTVSMEGKPFKYDPSFVHPGDGWARNPGTYGNYVSMKELDEPDCECRAANGPFTISSRNTTIIRYADLLLWKAEALIELNRISEALPIINDIRDRAANSRGRLNNASIYNVGSYSSLGSQEEAREKLRWERRLELGLEGWRFFDLVRWGIAKETLDAYQAVEVTRAPYLIDYEFTAGKNEYMPIPHKQVIASNFLYEQNPKY